In Micromonospora sp. NBC_01813, the following are encoded in one genomic region:
- a CDS encoding aldehyde dehydrogenase family protein: MAAIHVPGQPVIDDGFLVSSHPATGVEVGRFPVASGDRTRTATAAARDAGRWWIGLGHAERRRRLLRWCSLIADRMTELADLVNREGGKPVADAVVEIAAAVEHIDWAARNAKRVLGPRRTRTRLVTAEFSGHLEYQPLGVVAVIGPWNYPVVTPVGSIAYALAAGNAVVFKPSEYTPATGQWLVDTFAEVVGERPVLQIVHGTGEVGAALCRSGVDKVAFTGSTRTGRQVMATCAETLTPVLIEAGGKDAMIVDDDADIEAAAESCVWGSMTNAGQSCIGIERVYVLDPVYDAFVTAVVERAGRLTVGDDPGDHLGPITMPGQIEVIRRHIDEALAHGARAVLGGAAAVRPPFVHPTVLVDVPHDCAAAREETFGPTVVIHRVSTIDEALARTNDSRYGLGGSVFGKRRAIAIARRIHSGMVSVNSALTFVGFSELPFGGMGDSGFGRIHGEDGLREFARAKSITQRRAPSVLPTMTFERTAADVARIVKVIRLRYGRH, translated from the coding sequence ATGGCAGCGATCCACGTCCCCGGCCAGCCGGTGATCGACGATGGTTTCCTCGTCTCGTCCCATCCGGCCACCGGCGTCGAGGTGGGTCGCTTCCCGGTGGCCAGCGGTGACCGGACACGGACGGCCACGGCCGCGGCGCGCGACGCCGGCCGCTGGTGGATCGGTCTCGGTCACGCCGAGCGCCGCCGCCGGCTGCTGCGGTGGTGTTCACTGATCGCCGACCGGATGACCGAGCTCGCCGATCTGGTCAACCGCGAGGGCGGCAAGCCGGTCGCGGACGCCGTCGTCGAGATCGCCGCCGCCGTGGAGCACATCGACTGGGCCGCGCGCAACGCCAAGCGGGTGCTTGGTCCACGCCGTACTCGGACCAGGCTGGTCACCGCCGAGTTCAGCGGCCACCTCGAATACCAACCACTCGGGGTGGTCGCGGTGATCGGCCCGTGGAACTACCCGGTGGTCACCCCGGTCGGTTCCATCGCGTACGCGCTGGCCGCCGGCAACGCCGTGGTCTTCAAACCGAGTGAGTACACCCCGGCGACCGGCCAATGGCTGGTCGACACGTTCGCCGAGGTGGTCGGCGAGCGACCCGTACTGCAGATCGTGCACGGCACCGGCGAGGTCGGCGCCGCCCTGTGCCGGTCCGGAGTAGACAAGGTCGCGTTCACCGGCTCCACCCGTACCGGCCGGCAGGTGATGGCGACCTGCGCCGAGACGCTCACCCCGGTACTGATCGAGGCCGGCGGCAAGGACGCGATGATCGTCGACGACGACGCCGACATCGAGGCGGCGGCGGAGTCCTGCGTCTGGGGGTCGATGACCAACGCCGGGCAGAGCTGCATCGGCATCGAGCGGGTGTACGTCCTCGACCCGGTCTACGACGCGTTCGTCACCGCCGTGGTGGAACGGGCCGGGCGACTGACCGTCGGGGACGACCCGGGCGACCACCTCGGGCCGATCACCATGCCCGGCCAGATCGAGGTGATCCGCCGACACATCGACGAAGCGCTGGCCCACGGCGCGCGTGCGGTGCTCGGCGGTGCGGCCGCGGTCCGACCACCGTTCGTGCACCCCACCGTCCTGGTCGACGTGCCACACGACTGCGCCGCGGCCCGCGAGGAAACCTTCGGCCCCACCGTCGTCATCCACCGGGTGTCCACCATCGACGAGGCGCTCGCCCGGACCAACGACAGCCGGTACGGGCTGGGCGGCTCGGTCTTCGGCAAGCGCCGGGCCATCGCGATCGCCCGCCGGATCCACAGCGGGATGGTCTCGGTCAACTCCGCGCTCACCTTCGTCGGCTTCAGTGAGCTGCCGTTCGGCGGGATGGGCGACTCCGGATTCGGCCGCATCCACGGCGAGGACGGCCTGCGGGAGTTCGCCCGAGCCAAGTCGATCACCCAGCGACGGGCACCCTCGGTGCTGCCGACGATGACCTTCGAGCGCACCGCAGCCGACGTGGCCCGGATCGTCAAGGTGATCCGCCTGCGCTACGGCCGGCACTGA